A genomic window from Haladaptatus caseinilyticus includes:
- a CDS encoding SDR family oxidoreductase encodes MTGPQEADDRISPPETTTDDLLTVDDDHFTTDSVCIVTGAGSGIGRSTAIATAANGLTVVGTDIDESGLDGTAERIAELELAGEFEGVTADLTEDDDLDRIVDTAADYGTIRYLANIAGMQHIDSIEEFPMETYDTIHDIMLRAPLYLTKRCLPHIRATDDGVGCIGNMCSVHGHYVTADKVAYNVSKFGLRGLTQSIAAEGGGSIRSFSVSTGYVKTPLVTDQIPDTADQRGISVDEVVEDVMLGQARSTEMMEPVDVANLFVFGFSKHAKHLNGGDLLFDGGMTLTYE; translated from the coding sequence ATGACTGGCCCACAGGAGGCGGACGACCGAATCTCCCCGCCGGAGACGACGACCGACGATCTTCTCACTGTCGATGACGACCACTTTACGACGGACAGCGTTTGTATCGTGACCGGCGCCGGCTCCGGGATCGGGCGTTCGACTGCCATTGCGACGGCCGCGAACGGATTGACTGTCGTCGGAACCGACATCGACGAGTCCGGCCTCGACGGAACCGCGGAACGAATCGCTGAACTCGAACTCGCCGGCGAGTTCGAGGGTGTCACCGCCGACCTGACTGAAGATGACGACCTCGACCGAATCGTCGATACGGCCGCCGACTACGGCACGATTCGTTACCTCGCCAACATCGCCGGGATGCAACACATCGACTCCATCGAGGAGTTCCCGATGGAGACATACGACACCATTCACGACATCATGCTCAGAGCGCCGCTGTACCTCACCAAACGCTGTCTTCCCCACATTCGTGCGACCGACGATGGCGTGGGCTGTATCGGCAACATGTGTTCGGTTCACGGCCACTACGTCACCGCGGACAAGGTTGCCTACAACGTCTCGAAGTTCGGCCTTCGCGGACTCACTCAATCCATTGCGGCAGAGGGCGGCGGCTCGATTCGTTCGTTCTCGGTTAGCACGGGCTACGTGAAGACGCCGCTCGTCACGGACCAGATTCCGGATACGGCAGACCAACGCGGAATCTCCGTCGATGAAGTCGTCGAGGACGTCATGCTCGGCCAAGCCCGAAGTACGGAGATGATGGAACCCGTCGACGTCGCCAACCTGTTCGTCTTCGGCTTCTCGAAACACGCGAAACACCTGAACGGCGGCGATTTACTGTTCGACGGCGGGATGACCTTGACATACGAGTAG
- a CDS encoding helix-turn-helix domain-containing protein — protein sequence MISVTMDMVQYDCPYIDVTDDVDVSFHTMHWDFNTAQQKLETRILVTGDDRGALTNGLNALQNHDRTLGFELLSRRENTAVIKSFIGQTNAMRTIREHDGYITGPFQISGGSELWSVGFDTADNTDNALAELEVGNDFHVESRNATSFEDYLDVIQHLGTAKDVLDGCRELSERERQTLKRAVDGGYFRTPRNATLGTLAEEFDISKTAASKNLRRAEAKILERIVSAFPDVEDDAVLGRE from the coding sequence ATGATTTCGGTAACAATGGACATGGTACAGTATGACTGTCCATATATCGACGTCACCGACGACGTCGACGTGTCCTTCCACACCATGCACTGGGATTTCAACACCGCCCAGCAGAAGTTAGAAACGAGAATTCTCGTGACCGGGGACGACCGTGGTGCGCTAACGAACGGCCTCAACGCGCTTCAGAACCACGACAGAACGCTGGGATTCGAGCTGCTCTCCCGCCGCGAGAATACGGCAGTAATCAAATCGTTTATCGGGCAGACGAACGCGATGCGGACCATTCGGGAACACGACGGCTACATCACCGGCCCGTTTCAAATCAGCGGGGGGAGTGAACTCTGGAGCGTCGGCTTCGACACCGCGGACAACACCGACAACGCCCTCGCCGAATTGGAGGTCGGAAACGACTTTCACGTCGAGAGCCGAAACGCCACGTCGTTCGAGGACTATCTCGACGTTATCCAGCATCTCGGGACGGCGAAAGACGTCCTCGATGGCTGTCGAGAACTGTCCGAACGGGAACGCCAGACGCTCAAACGAGCCGTCGATGGGGGGTACTTCCGGACGCCACGGAACGCGACGCTCGGAACGCTGGCTGAAGAGTTCGATATCTCGAAAACCGCGGCCTCGAAGAACCTTCGACGAGCCGAAGCGAAGATCCTCGAACGTATCGTATCCGCATTCCCGGACGTCGAGGACGATGCCGTGTTGGGCCGCGAATAG